A portion of the Thermoflexus hugenholtzii JAD2 genome contains these proteins:
- a CDS encoding O-antigen ligase family protein produces MNGLALLRAIENPLRHLRSIPPAGWAVGLGLLLAPLMGALALTARGRWLALGGLSLLAFPALLFLSHYSVELIVFASLFIPFTLSTGSQSPLVASLLLTALFGGIWLLRLVFERERERWPKTAATVPVLGFMVVSLVSFFWGEIWRDPMIPSWFLFRARLGGLGVMWLSPLAFWLAAAHLRHPRQVDRLVGMFLIAGVLGAVQIVAGRPLFPFLNTGGLFPLWLFSFGAALLLFRPMPWGLRIGLGLLLGIWGWYVLVPGISWISGWLPPIAALLVVAWLRSRKLFALLAALLLILGLLYWAPLRFWVFDYNYETSGTTRLQAWARNWQVTREHLLFGTGPAGYAAYYMTYFPDQAMATHNNYLDVLSQTGLIGMAFFLWFLVALGREIYRIWRWAGVSDAQARVLAAGLIGGFTGLLLAMGLGDWFLPFPYTQTIAGYRYTVWGWIFAGAAVAMGHYYRSLRLQRLHATRMRSFRS; encoded by the coding sequence GTGAACGGGCTGGCCTTGTTGCGCGCCATTGAGAATCCGCTGCGGCACCTGCGGTCTATCCCCCCTGCGGGGTGGGCGGTGGGGCTGGGGCTGTTGCTCGCCCCGCTGATGGGGGCCTTGGCCCTTACGGCGCGGGGCCGATGGCTGGCCCTGGGGGGGCTGAGCCTTCTGGCCTTCCCCGCCTTGCTTTTCCTTAGCCACTATTCGGTGGAGTTGATCGTTTTCGCTTCGCTGTTCATCCCCTTCACCCTCTCCACCGGATCCCAGAGCCCGCTGGTGGCCAGCCTGCTTCTCACGGCTCTGTTCGGGGGGATCTGGCTGCTCCGCTTAGTCTTCGAACGGGAACGGGAGCGCTGGCCGAAGACCGCTGCCACTGTGCCTGTTCTCGGGTTCATGGTGGTCTCGTTGGTTTCGTTTTTCTGGGGTGAGATCTGGCGGGATCCCATGATCCCCTCGTGGTTTCTGTTCCGGGCCCGCCTGGGCGGGTTGGGGGTGATGTGGCTCTCCCCCCTGGCGTTCTGGCTGGCCGCCGCTCATCTGCGTCATCCCCGGCAGGTGGACCGGCTGGTCGGGATGTTCCTGATCGCCGGCGTCCTGGGGGCGGTTCAGATCGTGGCCGGACGGCCGCTTTTCCCGTTTCTCAACACCGGCGGCCTGTTCCCGCTCTGGCTGTTCAGTTTCGGGGCGGCCCTCCTTCTGTTCCGCCCGATGCCCTGGGGGCTCCGCATCGGCCTGGGCCTTCTCCTGGGGATCTGGGGATGGTATGTCCTGGTCCCGGGGATTTCCTGGATCAGCGGATGGCTCCCGCCCATCGCCGCCCTTCTGGTCGTAGCCTGGCTGCGTTCCCGCAAGCTCTTCGCGCTTCTTGCGGCGCTCCTGCTGATCCTGGGGCTGCTTTACTGGGCGCCGCTCCGCTTCTGGGTGTTCGATTACAACTACGAGACCAGTGGGACCACCCGGCTTCAGGCGTGGGCGCGCAACTGGCAGGTCACGCGGGAGCACTTGCTGTTCGGGACGGGGCCGGCCGGATACGCGGCATATTACATGACTTACTTCCCGGATCAAGCGATGGCCACTCATAACAACTATCTCGATGTGCTCTCCCAGACCGGCTTGATCGGCATGGCCTTCTTCCTTTGGTTCCTCGTCGCCCTGGGGCGGGAGATCTATCGCATCTGGCGCTGGGCCGGGGTCTCCGACGCGCAGGCCCGCGTCCTGGCGGCGGGGCTGATCGGCGGGTTCACCGGCCTGCTGCTGGCCATGGGTTTAGGGGACTGGTTCCTTCCCTTCCCCTACACTCAGACGATCGCCGGCTATCGCTACACCGTGTGGGGCTGGATCTTCGCCGGGGCGGCCGTGGCCATGGGCCACTACTACCGGAGCCTCCGGCTGCAACGGTTGCACGCCACCCGCATGCGGAGCTTTCGATCATGA
- a CDS encoding glycosyltransferase family 2 protein, which yields MRPTVSVILATYNTRDLLARCLEALPAALEGVDYEIWVVDNGSQDGTAEWLRTAHPEVRLIRNPDNRGFAAANNQAMAQARGRYFLLLNTDTIPLPGSLTALVDYLEGHPEVGMAGGNLLNPDGSPQGCAADFPTLWTELLLLTGPLGRWLLGSSFPFHPPAESPMPVDWVSGACLLVRREVVEAIGGLDEGYFMYSEEVDWCWRARRAGWEVVVVPPARVIHLGSATARRMDGWRRRWLYASKARFLRRAYGPIPAACYEAAVWLTTLLKWLGMRLMGRPAQAKAYGAVIFPEGGLRWARTFLTPTGGFLALLLFLSAIYTFPRWADWNQNSRLDLVLALVEQGTFRIDAFVENTGDYALVDGHYYSDKAPGLAFAAVPIYALLHRVLVHPLAEPLARYLEGSPAFRATLNPAGTGVSPWKVRFAIALVILSALVVALPSATIALWLHGLLRQRWGTHPATWIVPLAYGLGTPAFAYANLFVAHQFVAALLMAAFALAWGIRRGLLGDGGRILLGFLLAYAGISEYPAILIAAGIAVYSIGGWGGSPRHLARQALMLTLGGLPPVLLAAWHNAVVFGSPFQLGYAYSALWQDVHRRGFFSLRGPSLGALWGITFSPYRGLFFRSPFLLLGLPGIWRMIRDPGWRAEGWLAAWAVLSFIAFNASSVMWDGGYAVGPRYLLPMVPFLALGVGWIAPSWMRSRVGGGLFLFSVLWSMGMVMLESLAGQQFPQYQRFPLVDYVWPRWREGDLARNWGVLLGLRGLPSLIPLFLLWGFGLWRLIRPTGPVLRRMAPGIPGGSR from the coding sequence ATGAGGCCGACGGTCTCCGTGATCCTGGCCACCTATAACACGCGGGATCTCCTGGCCCGTTGCCTGGAGGCCCTCCCGGCGGCGCTGGAGGGCGTGGACTACGAGATATGGGTAGTGGACAACGGCTCCCAGGATGGCACGGCGGAGTGGCTGCGAACCGCGCATCCGGAGGTCCGGCTGATCCGCAACCCGGACAACCGAGGGTTCGCGGCGGCAAACAACCAAGCCATGGCGCAGGCTCGGGGACGCTATTTCCTGCTGCTGAACACAGACACGATCCCCCTTCCGGGCTCCCTCACGGCCTTGGTGGATTACCTGGAGGGACACCCCGAGGTCGGGATGGCGGGAGGGAACCTCCTGAACCCGGACGGCAGCCCTCAGGGGTGCGCCGCGGATTTCCCCACCCTGTGGACGGAGTTGCTCCTGCTGACGGGCCCTCTGGGGCGCTGGCTCCTCGGTTCTTCGTTCCCCTTCCATCCTCCGGCGGAATCCCCGATGCCGGTGGACTGGGTTTCCGGGGCGTGCCTCCTGGTCCGCCGGGAGGTCGTGGAGGCTATCGGAGGCCTTGATGAGGGCTATTTCATGTATTCCGAAGAGGTGGACTGGTGCTGGCGGGCCCGACGGGCGGGATGGGAGGTTGTGGTCGTCCCTCCGGCTCGGGTGATCCATCTGGGCAGCGCTACAGCACGGCGAATGGACGGCTGGCGTCGGCGCTGGCTGTATGCCAGCAAGGCCCGCTTCCTCCGCCGAGCATATGGACCGATCCCGGCGGCCTGCTATGAGGCCGCAGTGTGGCTCACTACGCTTCTCAAATGGCTGGGGATGAGGCTGATGGGGCGTCCGGCGCAGGCCAAAGCCTACGGAGCGGTGATCTTCCCCGAAGGAGGGCTGCGCTGGGCCCGGACCTTCCTCACCCCCACCGGCGGGTTTCTCGCCCTCCTCCTCTTCCTCAGCGCGATCTACACGTTCCCCCGGTGGGCGGACTGGAACCAGAACTCCCGTCTGGATCTGGTGCTGGCCCTGGTGGAGCAGGGGACGTTCCGCATCGATGCGTTTGTGGAGAACACGGGGGATTACGCCCTCGTGGACGGGCACTATTACAGCGACAAGGCGCCGGGCCTGGCCTTCGCGGCCGTTCCCATCTATGCGCTCCTGCACCGAGTGCTGGTCCACCCCCTGGCCGAACCCCTCGCCCGGTATCTGGAGGGATCCCCGGCTTTCCGGGCCACGCTGAACCCGGCCGGCACCGGGGTTTCGCCCTGGAAGGTCCGTTTCGCCATCGCCCTGGTGATCCTGAGCGCGCTGGTGGTGGCGCTGCCCTCGGCGACGATCGCTCTCTGGCTTCATGGGCTGCTGCGCCAGCGGTGGGGGACGCATCCGGCCACATGGATCGTCCCCCTGGCTTACGGTCTGGGCACGCCGGCTTTCGCATACGCCAACCTCTTCGTAGCCCACCAGTTCGTCGCCGCGCTGCTGATGGCCGCCTTCGCCCTGGCCTGGGGGATCCGGAGGGGCCTGCTCGGGGATGGCGGGCGGATCCTCCTGGGCTTCCTGCTGGCCTACGCCGGGATCTCGGAGTATCCGGCCATCCTCATCGCTGCGGGGATCGCCGTGTATAGCATCGGGGGATGGGGTGGATCTCCTCGCCATCTGGCGCGACAAGCGCTGATGCTTACTTTGGGAGGGCTCCCGCCGGTCCTCCTTGCTGCCTGGCATAACGCCGTGGTGTTCGGATCCCCCTTCCAGCTCGGCTACGCTTACTCTGCTCTCTGGCAGGATGTCCATCGGCGGGGGTTTTTCAGCCTGCGCGGGCCTTCCTTGGGGGCGCTGTGGGGGATCACCTTCAGCCCGTATCGCGGACTGTTCTTCCGCTCTCCTTTCCTGCTCTTAGGCCTCCCCGGGATCTGGCGGATGATCCGGGATCCGGGGTGGCGGGCGGAGGGATGGCTGGCCGCGTGGGCGGTCCTCAGTTTCATCGCCTTTAACGCTTCCTCGGTGATGTGGGATGGGGGCTACGCGGTGGGGCCTCGTTATCTGCTCCCAATGGTGCCGTTCCTGGCCCTGGGGGTGGGCTGGATCGCGCCGTCCTGGATGCGGAGCCGCGTCGGTGGCGGGCTGTTCTTGTTCTCCGTGCTCTGGAGCATGGGGATGGTGATGCTGGAGAGCCTGGCCGGCCAGCAATTCCCCCAGTATCAGCGGTTCCCGCTGGTGGACTACGTCTGGCCCCGCTGGCGGGAGGGAGACTTGGCGCGGAACTGGGGGGTGCTGCTCGGCCTGCGGGGCCTTCCCAGCCTGATCCCGTTGTTCCTCCTCTGGGGGTTCGGCCTCTGGCGGCTGATCCGTCCCACCGGGCCCGTGCTTCGGAGGATGGCGCCGGGGATCCCGGGAGGCTCTCGATGA
- a CDS encoding ArnT family glycosyltransferase yields the protein MSFTAAMVQRVFQRWRAVALRGIRWPEGWLILLAVASRWPLRGRWLYHWDSVNFALALDHFDVARGQPHIPGYPLYVGLGRISRWIFGDPQTALVALSVAGTAMAAVLLYRLGEEWIGPEAGKWAALFWLSSPLVWFYGEIALPHALDAGFVLLVVWLAGRCARGERWHLPLAVALAASSGLRPQNLLFLGPIFLWGLHGQRWRARAEALIGLGGLTLLWLIPLLALSGGPGRYLEITQAYNAHFLPSTLVFGPGGLSALQRNLGKLGAYTAYGVAGAGLLLIEGLHALPVLFRGLPDRWRTAMGWGLWVTPALMFYTLIHMGQQGLVLVFLPALLLLAAARAAWDRRRGWGLGLAGLALNVVLFLATPERPLGPEGIRLLNLSTLRHHDATMAGRFALLRAEFPPDRTRIVASQWRFFDFYAPEYPVLPFGLEDPAERPREERVWVRLESEGTGFIVLFEPELTRWVLPGSQPWRWWTYDGVKLPGWAWAPGDRWVYGSGGFGLFRGP from the coding sequence ATGAGCTTCACAGCGGCGATGGTTCAGAGAGTGTTTCAGCGGTGGCGCGCGGTGGCCCTCCGGGGGATCAGATGGCCAGAGGGGTGGCTGATCCTCTTGGCGGTGGCCAGCCGGTGGCCGCTGCGGGGCCGCTGGCTGTATCACTGGGACTCGGTCAATTTCGCCCTCGCTTTGGATCACTTTGACGTGGCCCGGGGGCAACCGCACATCCCCGGCTATCCCCTGTATGTGGGTTTGGGACGGATCAGCCGCTGGATCTTCGGGGACCCCCAGACGGCTCTGGTCGCCCTCAGCGTCGCGGGCACCGCCATGGCCGCGGTCCTGCTCTACCGGCTGGGGGAGGAGTGGATCGGGCCTGAGGCCGGGAAGTGGGCCGCCCTCTTCTGGCTGAGCAGCCCGCTGGTCTGGTTCTATGGGGAGATCGCGCTCCCCCACGCCCTGGACGCCGGATTCGTGCTGCTGGTGGTGTGGCTGGCGGGGCGGTGTGCCCGAGGGGAGCGGTGGCATCTCCCCCTCGCCGTGGCCCTGGCTGCCTCCTCAGGGCTTCGACCGCAGAACCTGCTTTTCCTCGGGCCGATCTTCCTCTGGGGGCTCCATGGCCAGCGATGGCGGGCGCGGGCGGAGGCGCTGATCGGCCTGGGCGGGTTGACCTTGCTGTGGTTGATCCCTCTGCTGGCCCTCAGCGGAGGGCCCGGGCGTTACCTGGAGATCACTCAGGCCTATAATGCGCATTTCTTGCCTTCCACCCTGGTCTTCGGGCCTGGAGGTCTTTCTGCGCTTCAGCGGAACCTGGGCAAGCTGGGGGCTTACACCGCCTATGGAGTCGCCGGCGCCGGGTTGCTCCTGATCGAGGGACTTCATGCCCTCCCTGTCCTTTTCCGAGGCCTTCCCGATCGATGGCGGACGGCGATGGGGTGGGGGCTCTGGGTGACGCCCGCCCTGATGTTTTACACGCTCATCCATATGGGGCAACAGGGGCTGGTGCTGGTGTTCCTCCCCGCGCTGCTCCTTCTGGCTGCGGCCCGCGCCGCGTGGGACAGGCGAAGGGGATGGGGGCTGGGCCTCGCTGGCCTGGCCCTGAACGTCGTCCTGTTCCTGGCCACCCCTGAGCGCCCCCTGGGCCCGGAGGGGATCCGATTGCTCAACCTCTCCACGCTGCGCCACCACGATGCGACCATGGCAGGCCGGTTCGCCCTCCTGCGCGCGGAGTTCCCACCGGACCGAACCCGGATCGTGGCCTCCCAGTGGCGGTTCTTCGACTTCTATGCGCCGGAATATCCGGTGCTCCCCTTCGGGCTGGAGGATCCGGCTGAGCGCCCCCGGGAGGAGCGCGTCTGGGTGCGGTTGGAATCCGAGGGGACAGGGTTCATCGTCCTCTTCGAGCCGGAGCTGACGCGCTGGGTCCTTCCGGGATCCCAGCCCTGGCGGTGGTGGACGTATGACGGTGTGAAGCTGCCGGGCTGGGCGTGGGCTCCGGGGGATCGCTGGGTCTACGGATCCGGGGGGTTCGGGCTGTTCCGGGGACCATGA
- a CDS encoding ArnT family glycosyltransferase has protein sequence MSRLARVLLVVMGGIGLSALAFYRLALYPPTWFDEGSHLHVPKALVRWGVYADYSSEGFRFSGPILGVGPTVLLPIAGAFQVFGVDLWPARWVMAGYLLLTASLFFAMARRWVPGSGAAFATLWFVFTRSLDTVAYGRQVLGEVPAMAFLALGLIGWARMARDRWGGILMAGVGFGLALITKNQWGIFLIPGLLAMAILGKAFYRERAWAGNLAIAGVALGFWGVWQGILWGLLNPDPVRSLTELRAIAGGSVMVFPSPRMGATARSLLTVFDGAFLPFLLYVAARSAQRTPEGYRWGMIGVLAAFNIGWLVTASNGWLRYAYPGLALLSLGAGGMLEDLRRQAKKSWGLSAALTAWLAVLLLGSAGVVAARIARGGDGSAFAMARYLRAHIPEAARIETWEPEMMVLTDHRYHQPPQPLLDVASRFIWFGGPPPSAVYRWEASDPDYVLVGAFGRWVQLYREVEESCPPIASFGPYRLYAPRECTMLRSGDRSVQP, from the coding sequence ATGAGCCGGCTCGCGCGTGTGCTCCTGGTGGTCATGGGCGGGATCGGGTTAAGTGCCCTGGCCTTCTATCGGTTAGCGCTCTATCCTCCGACCTGGTTCGACGAGGGCTCTCACCTGCATGTGCCCAAAGCGCTGGTCCGCTGGGGGGTATACGCCGATTACAGCAGCGAGGGCTTCCGGTTCTCGGGGCCGATCCTGGGGGTCGGGCCCACCGTGCTGTTGCCGATCGCAGGCGCCTTCCAAGTGTTTGGGGTGGATCTGTGGCCGGCGCGCTGGGTGATGGCCGGTTACCTGCTGCTCACGGCCAGCCTGTTCTTCGCCATGGCGCGCCGCTGGGTTCCGGGATCCGGAGCGGCCTTCGCAACCCTCTGGTTCGTGTTCACGCGGAGCCTGGACACCGTGGCCTACGGGCGTCAGGTGCTGGGGGAGGTCCCGGCGATGGCCTTCCTGGCCCTGGGGCTGATCGGCTGGGCGCGGATGGCCCGGGATCGGTGGGGTGGGATCCTCATGGCGGGAGTCGGGTTCGGGCTGGCCCTGATCACCAAGAACCAGTGGGGCATCTTCCTCATTCCCGGCCTGCTGGCGATGGCGATCTTGGGGAAGGCGTTCTACCGGGAGCGGGCCTGGGCGGGGAACCTGGCGATCGCGGGGGTGGCCCTGGGGTTCTGGGGGGTCTGGCAGGGGATCCTGTGGGGCCTCCTGAACCCGGATCCGGTGCGGAGCCTGACGGAGCTGCGGGCCATCGCCGGTGGGAGCGTGATGGTGTTCCCCTCGCCGCGCATGGGAGCGACCGCCCGCAGCCTGCTCACCGTCTTCGACGGAGCCTTCCTCCCCTTCCTCCTGTATGTGGCGGCGCGGAGCGCCCAGCGGACGCCGGAGGGGTATCGCTGGGGGATGATCGGGGTCTTGGCCGCCTTCAACATCGGATGGCTGGTGACCGCTTCGAACGGCTGGCTGCGCTACGCTTACCCGGGCCTGGCGCTCCTGAGCCTGGGAGCTGGTGGGATGCTGGAGGACCTCCGGAGGCAGGCAAAGAAGTCGTGGGGCCTTTCCGCGGCCCTGACCGCCTGGCTGGCGGTTCTGCTGCTCGGCTCCGCCGGGGTGGTGGCGGCGCGGATCGCCCGAGGCGGTGACGGCTCGGCCTTCGCGATGGCGCGCTATCTACGCGCCCATATCCCGGAGGCGGCGCGGATCGAGACGTGGGAGCCGGAGATGATGGTCCTCACGGATCATCGCTACCATCAGCCCCCTCAGCCCCTGCTGGATGTCGCCTCCCGCTTTATCTGGTTCGGTGGCCCGCCGCCCTCGGCCGTCTATCGCTGGGAGGCCAGCGATCCGGACTACGTGCTGGTGGGGGCGTTCGGGCGATGGGTGCAGCTGTATCGGGAGGTGGAGGAAAGCTGTCCGCCGATCGCCTCCTTCGGCCCTTATCGCCTGTATGCGCCCCGGGAGTGCACGATGCTTCGATCCGGAGATAGGAGCGTGCAGCCATGA
- a CDS encoding sialidase family protein has product MSWKLRSGWIALLAGLFLALGTGRFAPAFGQGEAVRWEKPVRLSDPNRMAWFPDVIADDAGNVVVIWSGGIRRGKSAFDALMLARFHKENWSNPVDIQAMPAFEDVGVAVRNSIALDRYGDVVVTFRMPLSLYFSKAPMQSVDSAQSWTPPRRLSGSNVAYYNELGVDREGRIHVVWSEIVTNPSCEQCADIFYRFSDDDGETWSPPVNLSRTPGDDSLKPHLWIGEGGWLYVTWQESEGLFTGGGKPAGVRLARSPDRGRTWKEPMWITATIGTPQQAVIGEDGQGTLLLIWRTAEGPGVYFQRSRDHGESWTSPTLLPGFQARPWTQIPYDDYDMAMDSLGRLHFVGVGALGAEGQLGVWHLIWDGATWQGPFLVSTGRNLPEWTRLVVSEGRRLHLVWFERDPEHLYKSEEGRYTVWYSTALTNAPPVRRTPVPTPTPTRSLPLPSGARVLPTPTSFVPRTMDPNLPAGQPRPDSEALRLIVLMGGGVIVLSTIGGWALRQRS; this is encoded by the coding sequence ATGAGCTGGAAGCTTCGATCCGGGTGGATCGCCCTGCTTGCCGGGCTGTTCCTGGCTCTGGGGACCGGAAGGTTCGCTCCCGCCTTCGGGCAGGGCGAGGCCGTCCGGTGGGAGAAGCCGGTGCGGCTTTCGGATCCGAACCGGATGGCTTGGTTCCCTGATGTGATTGCAGATGATGCAGGGAATGTGGTGGTGATCTGGTCTGGAGGCATTCGCAGGGGGAAGTCCGCCTTCGATGCCTTGATGCTCGCTCGGTTTCATAAAGAAAACTGGTCTAACCCTGTGGATATTCAGGCTATGCCTGCATTCGAGGACGTGGGGGTTGCAGTTCGCAACTCCATCGCCTTGGATCGCTATGGGGACGTGGTGGTGACTTTTCGAATGCCTCTGAGTCTCTATTTCTCGAAGGCTCCTATGCAATCGGTGGACTCCGCTCAGTCCTGGACACCGCCCCGTCGGCTTAGCGGATCCAATGTGGCCTATTACAACGAGTTGGGGGTAGATCGGGAAGGCCGGATCCATGTGGTCTGGTCGGAGATCGTAACCAACCCTTCATGCGAGCAGTGTGCGGATATCTTTTATCGCTTCTCCGATGATGATGGAGAAACCTGGTCTCCGCCGGTCAACCTCTCCCGAACCCCTGGGGATGATTCCTTGAAGCCTCACCTCTGGATCGGCGAAGGGGGCTGGCTGTATGTGACCTGGCAGGAAAGTGAGGGCCTCTTCACAGGCGGTGGGAAGCCCGCTGGTGTCCGCTTGGCCCGCTCGCCGGATCGAGGTCGCACCTGGAAGGAACCGATGTGGATCACGGCCACTATAGGCACTCCTCAGCAAGCGGTGATTGGAGAGGATGGCCAGGGGACGCTCCTCCTGATCTGGCGGACGGCAGAGGGCCCCGGGGTCTATTTTCAACGCTCCCGCGATCATGGCGAGAGTTGGACCTCGCCGACCTTGCTTCCTGGCTTCCAGGCCCGGCCGTGGACTCAGATCCCGTATGATGACTACGACATGGCTATGGACAGCCTGGGCCGGTTGCATTTCGTGGGCGTGGGGGCGTTGGGGGCGGAGGGCCAGTTGGGGGTCTGGCATCTGATATGGGATGGAGCAACCTGGCAGGGGCCCTTCCTGGTCTCCACAGGCCGGAACCTCCCAGAGTGGACCCGGCTGGTGGTTTCGGAAGGGCGCCGACTGCATTTGGTATGGTTCGAGCGAGATCCAGAGCATCTCTACAAATCCGAAGAGGGTCGATATACAGTATGGTATAGCACCGCGCTGACCAATGCCCCACCGGTCCGGCGCACGCCGGTGCCCACTCCTACCCCGACGCGCTCGCTCCCGCTGCCTTCCGGAGCGCGGGTTCTTCCGACCCCTACCTCCTTTGTCCCGCGGACGATGGATCCGAACCTGCCGGCGGGCCAGCCCCGGCCGGATTCCGAGGCGCTACGTCTGATCGTTCTGATGGGTGGAGGAGTGATCGTATTGAGCACCATCGGCGGATGGGCGTTGCGGCAGCGCTCATAG
- a CDS encoding glycosyltransferase family 4 protein, giving the protein MRILMLTQVLPYPLASGPQIKTHYVLRYLARHHRITLVSFVRSDGEARSAEALRPYCEAIHTVLLPRSGFRDGVALLRAMITGEPFVIARDHRPALYRLLEQLNMAGSFDAVHADQLNMAPYALPVRARRVLDAHNAVWQIAERLARAMPPGPLRFLAAQEAQRLRRYEGRICRAFDHVVAVSESDRAALEEAAGEKLPILVVPIALDPEDFPPIPREPGAKGVLHIGGLHWPPNAEGIRWFLREVWGQVRAAVPEARLFLVGARPPADLRAWAIRDPSVIVPGFVADPTAYWRQSAVVIVPLHAGSGIRVKILEAWSRGMPVVSTTIGCEGLKAYHRENIWIADDPEGFARAVIAMLRDPGEARRIGEAGQETIRAFYDYRVACRPLDTIYPR; this is encoded by the coding sequence GTGCGGATCCTGATGCTCACGCAAGTGTTGCCCTATCCGCTGGCCAGCGGACCGCAGATCAAGACGCATTACGTCCTGCGCTATCTGGCCCGACATCATCGCATCACCCTGGTCTCCTTTGTCCGCTCCGACGGAGAGGCTCGGTCCGCTGAGGCGTTGCGCCCCTATTGCGAGGCGATCCACACCGTCCTCCTCCCCCGCTCCGGATTTCGGGATGGGGTCGCCCTCCTACGGGCGATGATCACCGGCGAACCCTTCGTGATCGCCCGGGATCACCGGCCTGCTCTCTACCGCTTGCTGGAACAATTGAACATGGCCGGATCCTTCGACGCGGTCCACGCGGATCAGCTCAACATGGCGCCCTATGCGCTTCCGGTGCGGGCGCGGCGGGTGCTGGATGCCCACAACGCGGTCTGGCAGATCGCGGAGCGGCTGGCCCGGGCGATGCCGCCGGGACCCTTGCGGTTCCTCGCGGCCCAGGAGGCCCAGCGCCTGAGGCGGTATGAGGGGAGGATCTGTCGGGCCTTCGATCACGTGGTTGCGGTGAGCGAAAGCGACCGGGCGGCCCTGGAGGAGGCAGCGGGCGAGAAGCTGCCGATCCTTGTGGTCCCCATCGCCCTGGATCCTGAGGATTTCCCTCCCATCCCCCGGGAGCCCGGGGCGAAGGGTGTGTTGCACATCGGAGGGTTGCACTGGCCGCCGAACGCGGAGGGGATCCGGTGGTTCCTGCGGGAGGTGTGGGGGCAGGTGCGGGCAGCGGTGCCGGAGGCCCGGCTGTTTCTGGTGGGAGCCCGCCCTCCCGCGGATCTGCGGGCGTGGGCGATCCGGGATCCCTCGGTCATTGTGCCGGGCTTTGTGGCCGATCCCACCGCCTACTGGCGGCAGAGCGCGGTGGTGATCGTCCCGCTTCACGCGGGCAGCGGCATCCGGGTTAAGATCCTGGAGGCGTGGTCCCGGGGGATGCCGGTGGTGAGCACCACCATCGGCTGTGAGGGGCTGAAGGCTTACCATAGGGAGAACATCTGGATCGCGGACGATCCGGAGGGCTTCGCCCGGGCAGTGATTGCCATGCTCCGGGACCCTGGGGAGGCGCGCCGGATCGGGGAGGCCGGCCAGGAGACCATCCGGGCGTTTTATGACTATCGGGTAGCCTGTCGTCCCCTGGATACCATTTATCCGCGTTAA